The proteins below come from a single Acidovorax sp. NCPPB 4044 genomic window:
- a CDS encoding DoxX family protein: MSLSPTPSRPLSPTTDDAGKLVLRLALGVLILLHGIFKIQYGAGFIVGMLEKAGLPGVLSYLVYVGEVLAPLLVIAGIATRAGAAIIFVNMLVAFGLVHMADLFSMTKQGGWALELQGMYLFGALAVMLLGAGRYSLGGANGRFN; encoded by the coding sequence ATGAGCCTGTCCCCCACCCCGTCCCGCCCCCTGTCGCCCACCACCGATGACGCCGGCAAGCTCGTGCTGCGCCTCGCGCTGGGCGTGCTGATCCTGCTGCACGGCATCTTCAAGATCCAGTACGGCGCAGGCTTCATCGTCGGCATGCTGGAAAAGGCCGGCCTGCCCGGCGTGCTGAGCTACCTGGTCTACGTGGGCGAAGTGCTGGCCCCGCTGCTCGTGATCGCCGGCATCGCCACCCGCGCGGGCGCCGCCATCATCTTCGTGAACATGCTCGTGGCCTTCGGTCTCGTCCACATGGCCGACCTGTTCTCGATGACCAAGCAGGGCGGCTGGGCCCTGGAGCTGCAGGGCATGTACCTGTTCGGCGCCCTGGCCGTGATGCTGCTGGGTGCGGGCCGCTACAGCCTGGGCGGCGCGAACGGCCGGTTCAACTGA
- a CDS encoding M20 aminoacylase family protein: MAAATTTGASIAQPARLRAGGRAFSHIAQFHPELTAFRRDLHAHPELGFEEVYTGSRVKEALKVCGVDEIHDGIGRTGIVAVVHGRSRSSGCMIGLRADMDALPMAEQNDFTWKSCKPGLMHGCGHDGHTAMLVGAARYLAATRHFDGTAVLIFQPGEEGFAGARVMIEDGLFDRFPVQSVYAMHNWPAMRPGTIGLNPGPMMASADRITIEIAGRGGHGAHPYQTVDVVLVAAHIITAVQGIVSRNVRPLDSAVVSLCAIQAGDLGAFSVLPGTATLVGTVRTFSPAVQEMVEQRLKDLCSAVALGFGATATVRYERIYPATINTEGDARFAGDVAASLVGEENVVRDLEPSMGAEDFSFMLQSKPGAYLRIGQGTGPGHSALHNNRYDFNDEILSLGAALHAGLVEQAMPLPAAA; the protein is encoded by the coding sequence ATGGCCGCCGCAACGACCACCGGAGCATCGATCGCCCAGCCGGCGCGCCTGCGGGCCGGCGGCCGCGCCTTCTCGCACATCGCGCAGTTCCACCCCGAGCTGACCGCATTCCGCCGCGACCTGCACGCGCACCCCGAGCTGGGCTTCGAAGAGGTCTACACGGGCTCGCGCGTGAAAGAGGCGCTCAAGGTCTGCGGCGTGGACGAGATCCACGACGGCATCGGGCGCACGGGCATCGTCGCCGTGGTCCATGGCCGCAGCCGCTCGAGCGGCTGCATGATCGGCCTGCGCGCCGACATGGACGCGCTGCCCATGGCCGAGCAGAACGATTTCACCTGGAAGTCCTGCAAGCCCGGGCTGATGCACGGCTGCGGGCACGACGGCCACACGGCCATGCTGGTGGGCGCGGCGCGCTACCTGGCGGCCACGCGGCACTTCGACGGCACGGCCGTGCTGATCTTCCAGCCCGGCGAAGAGGGCTTCGCCGGCGCACGCGTGATGATCGAGGACGGCCTTTTCGACCGCTTCCCCGTGCAGTCGGTGTACGCCATGCACAACTGGCCCGCGATGCGGCCCGGCACCATCGGGCTCAACCCGGGCCCGATGATGGCGTCCGCCGACCGCATCACGATCGAGATCGCCGGCCGCGGGGGCCATGGCGCGCATCCCTACCAGACGGTGGACGTGGTGCTCGTGGCGGCGCACATCATCACGGCGGTGCAGGGCATCGTCTCGCGCAACGTGCGGCCGCTCGACAGCGCGGTCGTCAGCCTCTGCGCGATCCAGGCGGGCGACCTCGGCGCCTTCAGCGTGCTGCCGGGCACGGCCACGCTGGTGGGCACCGTGCGCACGTTCTCGCCCGCGGTGCAGGAGATGGTCGAGCAGCGCCTGAAGGATCTGTGCAGCGCGGTGGCGCTCGGCTTCGGCGCGACGGCCACCGTGCGCTACGAGCGCATCTACCCGGCCACGATCAACACCGAGGGCGATGCCCGGTTCGCGGGCGACGTCGCCGCCTCGCTGGTAGGCGAGGAGAACGTGGTGCGCGACCTGGAGCCCAGCATGGGCGCGGAGGATTTCTCGTTCATGCTCCAGAGCAAGCCCGGCGCCTACCTGCGCATCGGCCAGGGCACGGGCCCCGGCCACAGCGCGCTGCACAACAACCGCTACGACTTCAACGACGAGATCCTGTCCCTGGGCGCCGCGCTGCACGCGGGCCTGGTCGAGCAGGCCATGCCGCTGCCCGCGGCGGCATGA
- a CDS encoding ABC transporter permease, with amino-acid sequence MLAFILRRLIQAVIVMVAVAFISFMLFQYVGDPVTFLLGQDATPEQIRDMRAALGLDKPFIVQFWHFLVNAAQGEFGLSLRQGAKVSRLIAERFPATLELALVAALLALLIGVPMGVYAALRRGTFTSQLFMTLSLLGVSLPTFLIGILLILVFAVHLGWFPSFGRGPVTQIGWWSTGLLSAKGWHHVTLPAVTLAIFQLTLIMRLVRAEMLEVLRTDYIKFARARGLTDRAIHFGHALKNTLVPVMTITGLQLGGLIAFAIITETVFQWPGMGLLFIQAVTFADIPVMAAYLCLIALIFVVINLVVDLLYFAVDPRLRVGKAGGH; translated from the coding sequence ATGCTTGCCTTTATTCTGCGACGCCTTATCCAGGCCGTGATCGTCATGGTCGCGGTGGCTTTCATCTCCTTCATGCTGTTCCAGTATGTGGGCGACCCCGTCACCTTCCTGCTCGGTCAGGACGCCACCCCGGAGCAGATCCGCGACATGCGGGCAGCGCTGGGCCTCGACAAGCCGTTCATCGTGCAGTTCTGGCATTTCCTCGTGAACGCGGCGCAGGGCGAATTCGGCCTGAGCCTGCGCCAGGGGGCGAAGGTTTCGCGGCTGATCGCCGAGCGGTTTCCGGCCACGCTCGAACTCGCGCTGGTCGCGGCCCTGCTCGCGCTGCTGATCGGCGTGCCCATGGGCGTCTATGCGGCGCTGCGCCGCGGCACGTTCACGAGCCAGCTGTTCATGACGCTGTCGCTGCTGGGCGTGTCGCTGCCCACGTTCCTGATCGGCATCCTGCTGATCCTCGTCTTCGCGGTGCACCTGGGCTGGTTCCCGAGCTTCGGGCGCGGCCCGGTCACGCAGATCGGCTGGTGGAGCACCGGTCTGCTGAGCGCCAAGGGGTGGCACCACGTCACCCTGCCCGCGGTGACGCTCGCGATCTTCCAGCTGACGCTGATCATGCGCCTCGTGCGCGCCGAGATGCTGGAGGTCCTGCGCACCGACTACATCAAGTTCGCGCGGGCACGCGGCCTGACCGACCGGGCCATCCATTTCGGCCACGCGCTCAAGAACACGCTGGTGCCGGTGATGACCATCACGGGCCTGCAACTGGGCGGCCTGATCGCCTTCGCGATCATCACCGAGACGGTGTTCCAGTGGCCCGGCATGGGGTTGCTCTTCATCCAGGCCGTGACGTTCGCGGACATCCCGGTGATGGCGGCCTACCTCTGCCTGATCGCGCTGATCTTCGTGGTGATCAACCTCGTGGTCGACCTGCTGTATTTCGCCGTGGACCCGCGCCTGCGCGTGGGCAAGGCCGGAGGCCATTGA
- a CDS encoding MurR/RpiR family transcriptional regulator — MLDRITASLPSLAPAEQRVGQLVLQDARAFARLPVRELAARAGVSKPTVVRFCRSMGYDGLADFKLKLAGSVSEGVPFIHRSVDADDKTGDVLVKVVDNAVAAFLQYRNAASTKAIEQAAAAIAATWQTGRRIEFYGAGNSGIVAQDAQHKFFRLGVTSLSTSDGHMQVMSATLLGPGDCLVIVSNSGRTRDLMDAADIARKNGATTIAITASGSPLASACHIHLAADHPEGYDRYSPMVSRLLHLLVIDVLATCVALRIGEPLQPRLQQMKDNLRAKRYT; from the coding sequence ATGCTCGACCGCATCACCGCGTCCCTGCCCTCGCTGGCCCCCGCCGAGCAGCGCGTGGGGCAGCTCGTGCTGCAGGATGCCCGCGCCTTCGCGCGGCTGCCGGTGCGCGAACTGGCTGCGCGCGCGGGCGTGAGCAAGCCCACGGTGGTGCGTTTCTGCCGCAGCATGGGCTACGACGGGCTGGCCGATTTCAAGCTCAAGCTCGCCGGCAGCGTGAGCGAGGGCGTGCCCTTCATCCACCGCAGCGTGGATGCCGACGACAAGACCGGCGACGTGCTCGTGAAGGTGGTGGACAACGCCGTCGCCGCGTTCCTGCAGTACCGCAACGCCGCCAGCACCAAGGCCATCGAGCAGGCGGCCGCCGCCATCGCGGCCACCTGGCAGACGGGCCGGCGCATCGAGTTCTACGGCGCCGGCAATTCGGGCATCGTGGCGCAGGACGCGCAGCACAAGTTCTTCCGCCTCGGCGTGACCAGCCTCTCGACCAGCGACGGCCACATGCAGGTCATGAGCGCCACCCTGCTGGGGCCCGGCGACTGCCTGGTCATCGTCTCCAACTCCGGCCGCACGCGCGACCTCATGGATGCGGCCGACATCGCACGCAAGAACGGCGCCACCACCATCGCCATCACCGCGAGCGGCTCGCCGCTGGCGAGCGCCTGCCACATCCACCTGGCGGCCGACCATCCGGAGGGCTACGACCGCTACAGCCCGATGGTGTCGCGCCTGCTGCACCTGCTGGTGATCGACGTGCTGGCCACCTGTGTGGCGCTGCGCATCGGCGAGCCGCTGCAGCCGCGCCTGCAACAGATGAAGGACAACCTGCGGGCCAAGCGCTACACGTGA
- a CDS encoding ABC transporter ATP-binding protein, translated as MSDTAHTPTAGRPSSAAPLVQAHDLAKTFDVSAPWLNRVLEHKPRALLHAVDGVSFTIEKGRTLALVGESGCGKSTVARLLVGLYDPTRGGLTFDGEDAHAAFKGRDARAMRRRIQMIFQDPYASLNPRWIVEDIIGEPLREHGLITDRAQLRQRVGELLQSVGLSPLDMSKYPHQFSGGQRQRISIARALATEPEFLVCDEPTSALDVSVQAQVLNIMKNLQRERQLTYLFISHNLAVVRHVSDQVGVMYLGRLVELADKRELFAAPRHPYTRMLLDAIPKMHDTGRARTPVQGEVPNPLNPPTGCAFNPRCPYANDRCRTERPQLIDDGGTRVACHGIEEGRIPLGTAVAAAAV; from the coding sequence ATGAGCGATACCGCACACACCCCGACCGCTGGGCGCCCGTCGTCCGCCGCACCGCTGGTGCAGGCGCACGACCTCGCCAAGACCTTCGACGTCTCCGCGCCGTGGCTCAACCGCGTGCTCGAACACAAGCCGCGCGCGCTGCTGCACGCCGTGGACGGCGTGAGCTTCACCATCGAGAAAGGCCGCACGCTCGCCCTCGTGGGCGAATCCGGCTGCGGCAAGAGCACCGTGGCCCGGCTGCTCGTGGGGCTGTACGACCCCACGCGCGGCGGGCTCACCTTCGATGGGGAGGATGCGCATGCGGCCTTCAAGGGCCGGGACGCGCGCGCCATGCGCCGGCGCATCCAGATGATCTTTCAGGACCCCTACGCGAGCCTGAACCCGCGCTGGATCGTCGAGGACATCATCGGCGAGCCGCTGCGCGAGCACGGCCTCATCACCGACAGGGCGCAACTGCGCCAGCGCGTGGGCGAGCTGCTGCAGTCCGTGGGCCTCTCGCCGCTCGACATGTCGAAGTACCCGCACCAGTTCTCGGGCGGGCAGCGCCAGCGCATCTCGATCGCGCGGGCGCTGGCCACCGAGCCGGAGTTCCTCGTGTGCGACGAGCCCACGTCGGCGCTGGACGTGTCGGTGCAGGCGCAGGTGCTCAACATCATGAAGAACCTGCAGCGCGAGCGGCAGCTGACCTATCTCTTCATCAGCCACAACCTGGCCGTGGTGCGCCATGTGAGCGACCAGGTGGGCGTGATGTACCTGGGGCGCCTGGTCGAACTGGCCGACAAGCGCGAGCTGTTCGCCGCGCCGCGCCACCCCTATACGCGCATGCTGCTGGACGCGATCCCGAAGATGCACGACACCGGCCGCGCCCGCACGCCGGTGCAGGGCGAGGTGCCCAATCCGCTCAACCCGCCCACGGGCTGCGCCTTCAATCCGCGCTGCCCCTACGCCAACGACCGCTGCCGCACCGAGCGGCCGCAGCTCATCGACGACGGCGGCACGCGCGTGGCCTGCCATGGGATCGAGGAAGGGCGCATCCCGCTCGGCACGGCCGTGGCCGCGGCTGCGGTGTGA
- a CDS encoding ABC transporter ATP-binding protein has translation MSLLEVQNLVVEFPGRRGTLRALDDISFSIEPGEILGVVGESGAGKSLTGAAIIGLLEPPGRVASGQILLEGERIDNLPQDRMRHVRGRRIGAIFQDPLTSLNPLYTVGHQLTETIRTHLPVNAAEARRRAIQLLKDTGIPAAEQRVDHYPHQFSGGMRQRVVIALALAAEPQLIVADEPTTALDVSIQAQIIQLLKNICKSRGAAVMLITHDMGVIAETCDRVAVLYAGRIAEIGPVHEVINHPAHPYTAGLMASIPDMEQERERLNQIDGAMPRLNAIPPGCAFNPRCPHTFDRCRVERPELLSAGPTQAACWLHAATPHAAAVIQEAVS, from the coding sequence ATGTCCCTCCTCGAAGTCCAGAACCTCGTCGTCGAATTCCCGGGCCGCCGCGGCACGCTGCGGGCGCTGGACGACATTTCCTTTTCCATCGAGCCCGGCGAGATCCTCGGCGTGGTGGGTGAATCCGGGGCGGGCAAGTCGCTCACCGGCGCGGCCATCATCGGCCTGCTGGAGCCGCCCGGGCGCGTCGCTTCCGGCCAGATCCTGCTGGAGGGCGAGCGCATCGACAACCTGCCGCAGGACAGGATGCGCCACGTGCGCGGCCGCCGCATCGGCGCCATCTTCCAGGACCCGCTCACCTCGCTCAACCCGCTCTACACGGTGGGGCACCAGCTGACCGAGACGATCCGCACGCACCTGCCCGTGAATGCGGCGGAGGCGCGGCGCCGCGCCATCCAGCTGCTCAAGGACACGGGCATTCCCGCGGCCGAGCAGCGCGTGGACCACTACCCGCACCAGTTCTCGGGCGGCATGCGCCAGCGCGTGGTGATCGCCCTGGCGCTGGCGGCCGAGCCGCAGCTCATCGTGGCCGACGAGCCCACGACGGCGCTCGACGTGTCCATCCAGGCGCAGATCATCCAGTTGCTCAAGAACATCTGCAAATCGCGCGGCGCGGCCGTGATGCTCATCACGCACGACATGGGCGTGATCGCCGAGACCTGCGACCGCGTGGCCGTGCTCTACGCGGGCCGCATCGCGGAGATCGGCCCGGTGCACGAGGTCATCAACCACCCTGCGCACCCCTACACCGCGGGGCTCATGGCCTCCATCCCCGACATGGAGCAGGAGCGCGAGCGCCTGAACCAGATCGATGGCGCGATGCCGCGGCTCAACGCCATTCCGCCGGGCTGCGCCTTCAACCCGCGCTGCCCCCACACCTTCGACCGCTGCCGCGTGGAGCGCCCGGAGCTGCTGTCCGCCGGCCCCACGCAGGCCGCGTGCTGGCTGCATGCCGCCACGCCGCACGCCGCGGCCGTCATCCAGGAAGCCGTGTCATGA
- a CDS encoding ABC transporter permease, with translation MKKTLFRWFDSDVGYSFRTSPVAIGAAAIALVCVFCSLFAGWVAPHNPFDLTTLELSDARLPPGWSEGGSWKYPFGTDDQGRDILSALIYGARISLVVGLASVVLSVVVGVAFGLLAGFKGGWIDSVLMRLCDVMLSFPAILVALLIAGVGRAVFPNAHESLAFGVLILSISLTGWVQYARTVRGSTLVERNKEYVQAARVTGVSSLRIMRRHVLPNVMGPVMVLATIQVATAIITEATLSFLGVGAPPTSPSLGTLIRIGNDYLFSGEWWITVFPGVMLVLIALSVNLLGDWLRDALNPRLR, from the coding sequence ATGAAAAAAACGCTCTTCCGATGGTTCGACAGCGATGTCGGCTACAGCTTCCGCACCTCCCCCGTGGCGATCGGCGCCGCGGCCATCGCGCTGGTCTGCGTGTTCTGCTCGCTGTTCGCGGGCTGGGTGGCGCCGCACAACCCGTTCGACCTGACCACGCTCGAACTGAGCGATGCGCGCCTGCCGCCCGGATGGAGCGAGGGCGGCTCCTGGAAATACCCTTTCGGCACCGACGACCAGGGCCGCGACATCCTCTCGGCGCTGATCTACGGCGCACGCATCTCGCTCGTGGTGGGGCTGGCCTCGGTGGTGCTGTCGGTGGTGGTGGGCGTGGCCTTCGGCCTGCTGGCCGGCTTCAAGGGCGGCTGGATCGACAGCGTGCTCATGCGCCTGTGCGACGTGATGCTGTCCTTCCCCGCCATCCTCGTGGCGCTGCTCATCGCCGGCGTGGGCCGCGCCGTCTTCCCCAATGCGCACGAGTCGCTCGCGTTCGGCGTGCTCATCCTCTCCATCTCGCTCACGGGCTGGGTGCAGTACGCGCGCACGGTGCGCGGCTCCACACTGGTGGAGCGCAACAAGGAATATGTGCAGGCCGCCCGCGTCACGGGCGTGTCGTCCCTGCGCATCATGCGCCGCCACGTGCTGCCCAACGTGATGGGCCCGGTGATGGTGCTGGCCACCATCCAGGTGGCCACGGCCATCATCACCGAGGCCACGCTGTCCTTCCTGGGCGTGGGCGCGCCACCCACCTCGCCCTCGCTCGGCACGCTGATTCGGATCGGCAACGACTACCTGTTCTCGGGCGAGTGGTGGATCACGGTGTTCCCCGGCGTGATGCTGGTGCTCATCGCGCTCTCCGTGAACCTGCTGGGCGACTGGCTGCGCGATGCGCTCAACCCCCGGTTGCGCTAA
- a CDS encoding ABC transporter substrate-binding protein, whose protein sequence is MFSIASAQTIRIANQGDALSMDPHSLNESLQLSVTGNVYEPLVGRNKDLSLAPALATRWAQMSPTVWRFELRRNVQFHDGSPFTADDVIFSLARTQAEGSDMKTYTNDFKEVRRIDDYTLEIETKAPYPILPDVLTLVYIMPRKWCETNQATVPVDRRKGVENAASFRANGTGPFRLRERQPGVRTVFARNPQYWGSIEGNVAEVVYTPIGNDATRVAALLSGEVDVMEPVPVQDIERVNTSPLTRAVTGPELRTIFLGMDQKRDELQYSNVKGKNPFKDKRVRQAFYQAIDIDGIRKNVMRGASNPSALLVGPGVNGFQADMKRLPYDADAAKKLLAEAGYPGGFEVGLNCPNDRYVNDARICQAVAANLARIGVKVNLQAETKGTYFPKVLRRDTSFYMLGWSPATYDAHNALNALVACVDDKGAGQFNLGSYCNVKVDQLTRQIQSETDKTRRNAMIREAFEIHAADVGHIPLHQQALAWGVSRKVALVQMADNFMPFKWMSITK, encoded by the coding sequence ATGTTTTCTATAGCAAGCGCACAGACGATCCGGATCGCGAACCAGGGCGATGCGCTGTCGATGGACCCGCATTCGCTCAACGAGAGCCTGCAGCTCAGCGTGACGGGCAACGTCTACGAGCCGCTCGTGGGCCGCAACAAGGACCTGAGCCTCGCGCCCGCGCTGGCGACCCGCTGGGCGCAGATGTCGCCCACGGTGTGGCGCTTCGAGCTGCGCCGCAACGTGCAATTCCACGACGGCTCTCCCTTCACGGCCGACGATGTGATCTTCTCGCTCGCGCGCACGCAGGCGGAGGGCTCGGACATGAAGACGTACACCAACGACTTCAAGGAAGTGCGGCGCATCGACGACTACACGCTGGAGATCGAGACCAAGGCGCCGTATCCGATCCTGCCGGACGTGCTCACGCTCGTGTACATCATGCCCCGCAAGTGGTGCGAGACGAACCAGGCCACGGTGCCCGTGGACCGGCGCAAGGGCGTGGAGAACGCCGCTTCGTTCCGCGCCAACGGCACGGGCCCGTTCCGTCTGCGCGAGCGCCAGCCCGGCGTGCGCACCGTGTTCGCCCGCAACCCCCAGTACTGGGGCAGCATCGAGGGCAACGTGGCCGAGGTGGTCTACACCCCCATCGGCAACGACGCCACCCGCGTGGCCGCGCTGCTCTCGGGCGAGGTGGACGTGATGGAGCCGGTGCCGGTGCAGGACATCGAGCGCGTGAACACGAGCCCCCTCACGCGCGCGGTGACGGGCCCCGAGCTGCGCACCATCTTCCTGGGCATGGACCAGAAGCGCGACGAGCTGCAGTATTCCAACGTGAAGGGCAAGAACCCCTTCAAGGACAAGCGTGTGCGCCAGGCCTTCTACCAGGCCATCGACATCGACGGCATCCGCAAGAACGTGATGCGCGGCGCGTCCAATCCGTCGGCGCTGCTGGTGGGCCCGGGCGTCAACGGCTTCCAGGCCGACATGAAGCGGCTGCCCTACGACGCGGACGCCGCCAAGAAGCTGCTGGCCGAGGCCGGCTACCCGGGCGGTTTCGAGGTGGGCCTGAACTGCCCCAACGACCGCTACGTGAACGATGCGCGCATCTGCCAGGCCGTGGCCGCCAACCTCGCGCGCATCGGCGTGAAGGTGAACCTGCAGGCCGAGACCAAGGGCACCTACTTCCCCAAGGTGCTGCGCCGCGACACGAGCTTCTACATGCTGGGCTGGTCGCCCGCCACCTACGACGCGCACAACGCGCTCAATGCGCTGGTGGCCTGCGTGGACGACAAGGGCGCGGGCCAGTTCAACCTCGGCAGCTATTGCAACGTGAAGGTCGACCAGCTCACGCGGCAGATCCAGTCGGAGACCGACAAGACGCGCCGCAACGCCATGATCCGCGAGGCGTTCGAGATCCACGCCGCCGACGTGGGCCACATTCCGCTGCACCAGCAGGCCCTGGCCTGGGGCGTCTCCCGCAAGGTGGCGCTGGTGCAGATGGCCGACAACTTCATGCCGTTCAAGTGGATGAGCATCACCAAATGA
- a CDS encoding methyl-accepting chemotaxis protein — MHILRQIKIGPRLALGFGALLLLLLLLGAFGLFQLRNLNHHASELGTNWLPSVRSVGDIRAIMNDGRRASLRRVVDPSPRVRQELLDRLKAAFETRLPAALAIYEPKISSPQEKQLYQTFRSRLDDYRASESRLIALSDAAESAGADTRAQAAAASAKAFSDATEVLSQLIQLNEEGGTQAAAAATAGYERALVVFIAVIAVSVLSGLGLAVVVTRSITRPLETGVAVATAVAAGDLTSAFHIEGKDEPAALLHALQHMNVRLVEMVGQVRHGSENIATGAAEIAMGNADLSQRTEQQASSLEETAASMEELSSTVKTNSDTAREANQLAARAAQAAEEGGTIVGRVVDTMQEIAASSGKISDIIGVIDSIAFQTNILALNAAVEAARAGEQGRGFAVVAGEVRTLAQRSAQAAKEIKALITDSVGKVGNGSQLAGSAGQSMDGIVAQVRQVSALIGEIANASAEQSSGIGQVGEAVNHLDQVTQQNAALVEESAAAAASLRSQSEQLSALVAVFRLERAAVDAAPARSTVQAARSQQPLRHALAAA, encoded by the coding sequence ATGCACATCCTTCGACAAATCAAGATAGGTCCGCGGCTGGCCCTGGGCTTCGGTGCGCTGCTCCTGCTCCTGCTGCTGTTGGGCGCCTTCGGCCTCTTCCAGCTCCGCAACCTGAACCACCACGCCAGCGAACTGGGAACGAACTGGCTGCCCAGCGTGCGATCGGTGGGAGACATCCGGGCGATCATGAACGACGGCCGCCGCGCCAGCCTGCGCCGGGTCGTGGACCCGAGCCCGCGCGTGCGGCAGGAACTCCTCGACCGGCTCAAGGCCGCCTTCGAAACCCGGCTGCCCGCGGCACTCGCCATTTATGAGCCGAAGATTTCCTCTCCGCAGGAAAAGCAGCTCTACCAGACCTTCCGCAGCCGCCTGGACGACTACCGGGCATCGGAGAGCCGGCTCATCGCCCTTTCGGACGCCGCGGAGAGCGCGGGTGCCGACACGCGGGCCCAAGCCGCTGCGGCGTCCGCGAAGGCGTTTTCCGACGCGACCGAGGTGCTGTCCCAACTGATCCAGCTCAACGAGGAAGGCGGCACGCAGGCCGCCGCGGCCGCCACCGCGGGCTACGAGCGCGCGCTGGTCGTGTTCATCGCGGTGATCGCGGTATCCGTGCTCAGCGGGCTGGGGCTCGCCGTGGTGGTCACACGCTCCATCACCCGGCCGCTGGAGACCGGCGTCGCCGTCGCCACCGCGGTGGCCGCGGGCGACCTCACCTCGGCCTTCCACATCGAAGGCAAGGACGAGCCGGCCGCGCTGCTGCACGCCCTGCAGCACATGAACGTCCGGCTCGTGGAGATGGTGGGCCAGGTGCGCCACGGCAGCGAGAACATCGCCACCGGTGCGGCCGAGATCGCCATGGGCAATGCGGACCTGAGCCAGCGCACCGAGCAGCAGGCCAGCAGCCTGGAGGAAACGGCCGCCTCGATGGAGGAGCTGAGCAGCACCGTCAAGACCAATTCGGACACCGCCCGCGAAGCCAACCAGCTCGCGGCGCGGGCGGCGCAGGCCGCCGAAGAGGGCGGCACCATCGTGGGCCGCGTGGTGGACACGATGCAGGAGATCGCGGCCTCGTCCGGAAAGATCTCGGACATCATCGGCGTGATCGATTCCATCGCCTTCCAGACCAACATCCTCGCGCTGAACGCCGCGGTGGAAGCCGCACGGGCCGGCGAGCAGGGCCGGGGCTTCGCGGTGGTGGCCGGCGAAGTGCGCACGCTGGCGCAGCGCTCGGCGCAGGCGGCCAAGGAGATCAAGGCCCTCATCACCGACAGCGTGGGCAAGGTGGGCAACGGCAGCCAGCTCGCGGGCAGCGCCGGCCAGAGCATGGACGGCATCGTTGCGCAGGTGCGGCAGGTCAGCGCCCTCATCGGCGAGATCGCCAATGCCTCGGCGGAGCAGAGCAGCGGCATCGGCCAGGTGGGCGAGGCCGTGAACCACCTCGACCAGGTGACGCAGCAGAACGCCGCGCTGGTGGAGGAAAGCGCCGCGGCGGCCGCCAGCCTGCGCTCGCAATCGGAGCAGCTCAGCGCGCTCGTCGCGGTCTTCCGGCTCGAACGCGCGGCCGTGGATGCAGCCCCCGCCCGCAGCACCGTCCAGGCAGCGCGCTCGCAGCAGCCGTTGCGGCACGCCCTGGCAGCCGCCTGA